The Pogona vitticeps strain Pit_001003342236 chromosome 3, PviZW2.1, whole genome shotgun sequence genome includes a window with the following:
- the LOC140707534 gene encoding uncharacterized protein LOC140707534 — MAEKENKAPEPVHKPEEQKVTACMTLSKPRKRYMSSDSDSENGPPGALKRLEEPDGQCHPRKTSCYNEKTSETQEMRYFQAGGYSLKKHKDMQALTRACLFAMLKDALSEHLIQRCYGCQEDLCGQQAHPCIGWNDADYSKMLNEICSKLCYKKVILVITITAFQTKKLCMTNRTLIYIHKIIKSSTTF, encoded by the exons atggcggagaaggagaacaaagctccggAGCCCGTCCATAAGCCAGAGGAGCAAAAGGTCACGGCCTGCATGACCCTTTCCAAACCCCGAAAGCGTTACATGAGTTCAGATTCCGACAGTGAAAACGGCCCTCCAGGAGCATTAAAACGGCTTGAAGAACCTGACGGACAGTGTCATCCTAGGAAAACATCATGTTATAATGAGAAAACTTCTGAAACGCAG gagatgcGGTACTTCCAAGCCGGAGGCTattctctgaaaaaacacaaggacatgcAGGCCCTTACAAGGGCCTGTCTCTTCGCAATGCTAAAAGACGCTTTGTCTGAACATCTGATTCAAAGGTGCTATGGATGCCAGGAAGATCTGTGTGGGCAACAAGCGCACCCGTGCATAGGTTGGAACGATGCTGACTATTCCAAGATGTTGAACGAGATATGTTCGAAACTTTGCTATAAAAAAGTTATCCTTGTTATCACCATTACAGCTTTCCAAACTAAGAAGCTCTGCATGACAAATCGAACCTTGATCTACATACACAAGATTATTAAAAGctcaacaactttttaa